In Priestia megaterium NBRC 15308 = ATCC 14581, the following proteins share a genomic window:
- a CDS encoding ATP-dependent helicase, whose translation MQRALYQNQILNLAITARDRFQYLYEASLRGEITCAHCGEPVKLYLGIEHSPYFYHAQVPHEREECSDILSETIAVQQIKETPAEYRETNGFRIPKGRAIGEKSSTVKEKATWRSSAPFSSVPAFRLKPAVPKHSDSPYLNEFKESGIELDSNQWKAVTHSEGPLLILAGAGSGKTRVLTARTAYMIQEKQIDPKSIMLVTFTAKSAKEMKERLATYPKMSGLHLRQMLVGTFHSIFLRMIVHHNPQAWQMDRLLKWDWQKEQIVKEAARELHVDEKDFPFDQALQQIGYWKNTLVGVKDVRPKDKWEQDVHFLYRRYEEVKKQKQLFDFDDMLYGCYEMLKQNPDLLTRYQKRFRYFLIDEFQDINKVQYKIMKMLSEGSKNLCVVGDDDQSIYAFRGSDPSFILNFEKDFANTTVITLNQNYRSAHAIVSSANKVIARNTARRQKEMAAQFDNELRPTFFFPYDEEEEATMIVTDMKEKIKQGASPTDFAVLYRTHASSRAIFERLSQSNLPFSIEQDADSFYKRRMVRSLLSFLRLSVNPNDASSLQDLVNALFLKKTAVNDLKAASILHDGTFIDALEYLQDLKPFQQKKLKKVIPLFKSLKSMSPSLALETISKDMGFDDFVKKRGNEGNMMEKGSDDVRDLKVVARKFKTVPELLEHVDHMIAMNTEMKALSKQFNESIQLTTIHRAKGLEYKHVYVLSSVDGGLPHDYALEAYRGGDDVPLQEERRLLYVAMTRAQNSLYLSVPQTRRGKTAYPSRFLKSFIKKV comes from the coding sequence TTGCAACGTGCACTTTATCAAAATCAGATACTTAATCTTGCTATAACGGCTAGAGACCGATTTCAATATTTATATGAAGCTAGTCTCCGAGGAGAAATAACGTGTGCTCACTGCGGAGAACCAGTTAAATTATATCTGGGGATTGAGCATTCTCCTTACTTTTATCATGCTCAAGTTCCCCATGAAAGAGAAGAGTGTTCAGACATACTATCAGAAACAATAGCTGTGCAACAAATAAAAGAAACTCCGGCTGAATACAGAGAAACCAATGGATTTCGTATTCCTAAAGGACGAGCTATTGGTGAGAAAAGTTCAACTGTAAAAGAGAAAGCGACATGGAGGTCTTCCGCACCTTTTTCAAGTGTTCCTGCTTTTCGCTTAAAACCAGCTGTTCCTAAACACTCTGACTCTCCTTATTTAAATGAATTTAAAGAGAGCGGTATTGAATTAGATTCGAACCAATGGAAAGCTGTTACACATTCAGAAGGACCGCTCCTTATTCTAGCCGGTGCAGGCAGCGGAAAAACGCGTGTATTAACAGCTCGCACCGCATATATGATACAAGAAAAACAAATTGATCCAAAATCCATTATGCTGGTGACTTTCACGGCTAAATCAGCTAAAGAAATGAAAGAACGATTGGCTACATACCCAAAGATGTCCGGCTTACATCTTCGTCAAATGCTAGTTGGAACTTTTCACAGCATTTTCTTACGTATGATTGTTCATCATAATCCTCAAGCGTGGCAAATGGACCGCCTGCTAAAATGGGATTGGCAAAAAGAACAGATTGTGAAAGAAGCAGCAAGAGAGCTCCACGTGGATGAAAAAGATTTTCCCTTTGATCAGGCCCTTCAGCAAATCGGCTATTGGAAAAACACGCTTGTTGGCGTGAAAGATGTTCGCCCAAAGGACAAATGGGAACAAGATGTGCACTTTTTATATCGTCGTTATGAAGAAGTCAAAAAGCAAAAACAGCTATTCGATTTTGATGACATGCTGTATGGATGTTATGAAATGCTAAAACAAAATCCCGATTTACTAACTCGTTATCAAAAAAGGTTTCGCTATTTTTTAATTGACGAATTTCAAGATATCAATAAAGTTCAATATAAAATTATGAAAATGCTAAGTGAAGGCTCTAAAAACTTGTGTGTCGTAGGAGATGATGATCAATCAATTTACGCTTTCCGCGGAAGCGACCCTTCGTTCATTTTAAACTTTGAAAAAGATTTTGCTAATACAACTGTTATTACGTTAAACCAAAATTATCGTTCAGCTCATGCCATCGTTTCTTCCGCGAATAAAGTCATTGCACGAAATACAGCGCGCCGACAAAAAGAAATGGCTGCCCAGTTTGATAATGAGTTGCGACCTACCTTCTTCTTTCCATATGACGAGGAAGAAGAAGCAACAATGATTGTAACGGATATGAAAGAAAAGATTAAGCAAGGAGCTTCTCCAACTGACTTCGCGGTCTTGTACCGAACTCACGCTTCTTCACGCGCCATCTTTGAACGTTTATCGCAGTCAAACCTGCCATTTTCAATCGAACAAGATGCAGATTCGTTTTATAAAAGACGAATGGTTCGAAGTTTACTTTCATTTCTACGTTTGAGCGTGAATCCAAATGACGCAAGTTCGCTGCAAGATTTAGTAAACGCACTCTTTTTAAAGAAAACAGCAGTCAACGACTTAAAAGCAGCAAGTATTCTTCATGATGGTACATTTATTGATGCGCTTGAATATCTTCAAGATTTAAAACCATTTCAGCAAAAAAAGCTCAAGAAAGTAATTCCTTTATTCAAGTCGCTAAAATCAATGTCTCCTTCTTTGGCACTTGAGACGATTTCTAAAGATATGGGATTCGACGATTTTGTCAAAAAACGCGGAAATGAAGGAAATATGATGGAAAAAGGTTCGGATGACGTGCGGGATTTAAAAGTTGTAGCACGTAAATTTAAAACCGTACCTGAACTGTTAGAGCATGTGGATCATATGATTGCCATGAACACAGAGATGAAAGCTTTAAGCAAGCAATTTAATGAAAGTATTCAGCTAACCACAATTCATCGAGCAAAGGGTCTTGAATATAAGCATGTATACGTACTGAGCAGCGTAGATGGCGGATTGCCTCATGATTATGCACTCGAAGCTTATCGAGGCGGAGATGATGTGCCGCTTCAAGAAGAACGCCGCCTTTTATATGTAGCCATGACGCGTGCACAGAATTCACTTTACTTATCTGTTCCGCAAACTAGAAGAGGTAAAACCGCTTATCCTTCAAGATTCCTGAAGTCGTTTATAAAAAAAGTGTAA
- a CDS encoding DUF421 domain-containing protein, with protein MDELIGIALELFIGFICLFILTKFLGRATITQLTTFDFISALVLGELVGNALYDSEVGIGKILFAVIFWGALIYVTEVITQKNIRLRLFLEGRPSIIIRKGKISYKELSKNRLDIDQLLHMLRSKDIFSIREVEYAILETDGSLSVLPKSDYAKPTRSDLQLPPSEPVLSIAFVSDGRLLLKNLLQSGFDEDWLKTQLKKQGFTDYKQVLYAEWQQGSTLFIESY; from the coding sequence ATGGATGAACTTATCGGAATTGCATTAGAACTCTTTATCGGATTTATCTGCCTGTTTATTTTAACTAAATTTTTAGGCAGAGCGACGATCACTCAGCTTACCACTTTTGATTTTATCTCTGCTCTTGTATTAGGAGAGTTAGTAGGAAATGCGCTATATGACTCAGAAGTAGGAATAGGCAAAATTTTATTTGCTGTTATCTTTTGGGGAGCGCTTATTTATGTCACCGAAGTTATTACTCAAAAAAATATTCGCCTGCGTTTGTTTTTAGAAGGACGGCCCTCTATTATTATTCGAAAAGGGAAAATTTCGTACAAAGAACTTAGCAAAAATCGATTGGATATCGATCAGCTTCTTCATATGCTTCGTTCAAAAGACATATTTTCCATTCGGGAAGTTGAATATGCGATTTTAGAAACAGATGGATCACTAAGCGTATTGCCAAAATCTGATTATGCTAAGCCGACAAGAAGCGATCTACAGCTGCCTCCTTCTGAACCCGTTTTATCTATCGCCTTCGTCAGTGATGGACGTTTGCTTTTGAAAAACTTGCTTCAGTCAGGCTTTGATGAAGACTGGTTAAAGACACAGTTGAAAAAACAGGGATTTACCGATTATAAACAGGTGCTTTATGCTGAATGGCAGCAGGGCAGTACTCTTTTTATTGAATCTTACTAA
- a CDS encoding GNAT family N-acetyltransferase produces the protein MNIKVLTNKQDHSDAYFVRQKVFVEEQQVDVEQEIDEYDSEALHLVVYKGTAPIGAGRFRIVEDYGKAERICVLSSYRKDGVGKLLMDKLEELAAEHEIEKIKLHAQTHAEGFYKKLGYVTVSGEFMDAGIPHVEMVKKLSKKH, from the coding sequence GTGAACATCAAAGTACTAACGAACAAACAAGATCACTCTGATGCTTACTTCGTACGTCAAAAAGTATTTGTAGAAGAACAGCAGGTTGATGTGGAGCAAGAAATCGATGAATACGATTCCGAAGCCCTGCATTTAGTTGTATACAAAGGAACTGCACCAATTGGGGCAGGACGCTTCCGTATTGTAGAGGACTATGGAAAAGCAGAACGAATCTGCGTTCTTTCTTCTTATCGAAAAGACGGTGTAGGAAAGCTTTTGATGGATAAGTTAGAAGAGCTCGCAGCAGAGCATGAGATTGAAAAGATTAAGCTGCATGCTCAAACGCATGCGGAAGGATTTTATAAAAAGCTAGGCTACGTAACGGTTTCAGGTGAATTTATGGATGCTGGAATTCCACATGTAGAGATGGTAAAGAAACTAAGTAAAAAACACTAG
- a CDS encoding YjcG family protein, whose protein sequence is MKFGVVLFPSKKLQDVANSYRKRYDSHYSLIPPHLTLKEVFEATEDQIDEIAANLRKIAEETNPFTLNVTKVSSFSPANNVIYLKVEQKQELTSLYNKLHEGNLEQPTEYSFIPHITIGQRLSDDEHLDVYSQLKLVDVAHEETVDRFHLMYQLENETWTVFETFRLGKG, encoded by the coding sequence ATGAAATTTGGCGTTGTACTTTTTCCATCTAAAAAATTGCAAGATGTAGCGAATTCTTATCGAAAGCGCTATGATTCTCACTATTCATTAATTCCGCCTCATCTTACATTAAAAGAAGTCTTTGAAGCTACAGAAGACCAAATTGATGAAATTGCGGCTAACTTGCGTAAAATTGCCGAAGAAACAAATCCATTTACATTAAATGTAACGAAAGTAAGCTCATTTTCACCAGCTAATAACGTTATTTACTTAAAAGTGGAACAAAAGCAAGAACTGACGTCACTTTACAATAAACTTCATGAAGGCAATCTCGAACAGCCAACTGAATATTCATTTATTCCCCATATTACAATTGGTCAACGCCTTTCAGATGATGAGCACTTAGATGTGTATAGCCAGTTGAAGCTTGTAGATGTCGCTCATGAAGAAACAGTGGATCGCTTTCACTTAATGTACCAGCTTGAAAATGAAACATGGACTGTGTTTGAAACATTTCGTCTTGGAAAGGGATAA
- a CDS encoding alpha/beta hydrolase, producing MSESKRKLEEISFYSDALQEDVTLLVYLPSNYSTLYKYSLLIAQDGKDYVMYGRTPRLIDDLMNESEIDRTIFVGIPYKSVEDRRDKYHPEGNQVDAYIRFLAHELVPFLDKTYPTYQMGKSRVLIGDSLAATVSLLTAIAYPHTFGKVIMHSPFVNDAVLQTVNSFASPSLLDLYHVIGTEETAVKTTQDGILNFIEPNRLLHEQMKQRGYSVFYEEFNGNHTWKYWQKDVKRSLQYMLK from the coding sequence ATGTCAGAAAGTAAGCGGAAGTTAGAAGAAATTTCTTTTTATAGTGACGCACTGCAAGAAGATGTCACGTTACTAGTCTATTTGCCGTCAAACTATTCTACGCTCTATAAGTATTCCTTACTTATTGCCCAAGACGGAAAAGATTATGTTATGTACGGACGGACACCTCGTTTAATTGATGATTTAATGAACGAGTCGGAAATCGATCGTACTATTTTTGTTGGAATTCCATATAAAAGCGTGGAAGACAGACGCGATAAGTATCATCCAGAAGGAAATCAAGTAGATGCTTACATTCGCTTTTTAGCACATGAACTTGTGCCATTTTTGGATAAAACATATCCTACATATCAAATGGGAAAATCACGTGTTCTAATTGGTGATTCGCTTGCTGCTACAGTTTCACTGCTGACGGCCATTGCGTATCCTCACACGTTCGGGAAAGTAATTATGCATTCTCCTTTCGTGAACGATGCTGTATTACAAACGGTCAACTCATTTGCTTCTCCTTCACTTCTGGATTTGTATCATGTTATTGGAACTGAAGAAACGGCTGTCAAAACAACACAAGATGGTATATTGAATTTTATTGAACCTAACCGCCTGTTGCACGAACAAATGAAGCAGCGTGGATATTCTGTTTTCTACGAAGAATTTAATGGAAATCATACGTGGAAATACTGGCAAAAAGATGTAAAGCGGTCGCTTCAATATATGTTGAAGTAG
- a CDS encoding phosphatidylglycerophosphatase A family protein has translation MTAKKIPTSKEVAKATFDLLEERGVTVLDIAEIVYDLQLPYHPALTIQECAESVERVLQKREIQHALLVGIELDKLAEQNKLSEPLQSIVEQDEGLFGVDETIALGAVLTYGSIAVTTFGYLDKVKVGIIEKLDCKKEKGVNTFLDDLVASVASSAASRLAHRQRDEQEQLQEGNPAT, from the coding sequence ATGACAGCGAAAAAAATCCCAACGAGCAAAGAAGTAGCAAAGGCAACATTTGATTTGCTAGAAGAGCGTGGCGTAACAGTTTTAGATATTGCTGAAATTGTGTATGATTTACAGCTTCCTTATCACCCAGCTCTAACCATTCAGGAATGCGCTGAGAGCGTAGAGAGAGTACTGCAAAAGAGAGAAATTCAGCATGCGCTTCTAGTTGGAATCGAACTCGATAAGTTAGCAGAGCAAAATAAATTATCAGAACCTCTTCAAAGTATTGTAGAACAAGACGAAGGGTTGTTTGGTGTTGACGAAACGATTGCTTTAGGTGCCGTTTTAACCTATGGCAGTATCGCTGTTACGACCTTTGGCTATTTAGATAAAGTAAAAGTAGGCATTATTGAAAAGCTGGACTGTAAAAAAGAAAAAGGAGTTAATACCTTTTTAGATGATTTAGTAGCGAGCGTGGCTTCTAGTGCGGCAAGTCGTTTAGCTCACCGTCAGCGTGATGAACAAGAACAGCTGCAAGAAGGCAATCCGGCTACGTAA
- a CDS encoding GNAT family N-acetyltransferase, whose protein sequence is MEIIYRTAKLDDYTEVNKILGESLELHANALPSMFDNQMAVLSPEQYQATLYYATIDILVAQYRNQIIGASVVELKYNPPTTLAPLSYTAYIQYFGVKKGFQNYGVGKSLFSATKQWAVQKGASDLQLTVWAFNEKARAFYESLGLKNLSYLMTTSLQP, encoded by the coding sequence ATGGAGATTATCTATCGCACTGCAAAACTCGATGATTATACAGAAGTAAATAAAATATTAGGGGAATCACTAGAACTCCACGCAAATGCGCTTCCTTCTATGTTTGATAATCAGATGGCTGTTTTATCTCCGGAACAATATCAAGCTACTCTTTATTATGCAACTATTGATATTCTTGTAGCTCAATATCGAAATCAAATTATTGGGGCGTCTGTTGTTGAATTAAAATATAACCCTCCCACTACATTAGCTCCTCTTTCCTACACAGCGTACATCCAATATTTTGGCGTTAAGAAAGGCTTTCAAAATTATGGCGTAGGAAAAAGTCTTTTTTCTGCTACGAAACAGTGGGCTGTACAAAAAGGAGCAAGTGACCTCCAGCTTACCGTATGGGCATTTAACGAGAAAGCACGTGCTTTTTATGAAAGTCTTGGGCTGAAAAACTTAAGCTACCTTATGACTACTTCACTACAGCCATAA
- a CDS encoding MurR/RpiR family transcriptional regulator has protein sequence MTQNCLGKIRSHYARFSEKEKKIANYILEQPEQIIHSTINEVADDLNVADATVFRFCKRIGFKGYQAMKIALAAEIMTPIQQIHEEIAETDNEKTIAEKIFRSNVRTLENTLQILESNAIEKAVKLLMKADKVQFYGTGGSSVVAMDAFHKFVRTGIKTFAFIDSHFQLMSASQLTKQDVAVVISHSGTNKDTMNILNTAKANGAKTIGITGFPKSPLSQNVDVSLYTSSEETEYRSEALASRIGQLSLIDALYVNVMIANKDASKHSLEKVRDAIAETRI, from the coding sequence ATGACGCAAAATTGCTTAGGAAAAATTCGTTCTCACTATGCTAGATTCAGTGAAAAAGAGAAAAAAATAGCAAATTATATTTTAGAACAGCCGGAACAAATTATTCACAGTACCATTAACGAAGTGGCAGACGATTTAAATGTAGCTGATGCAACAGTCTTTCGCTTTTGTAAACGAATTGGCTTCAAGGGCTATCAAGCGATGAAAATAGCGCTGGCTGCTGAAATTATGACACCTATTCAGCAGATTCACGAGGAAATTGCTGAAACGGATAATGAAAAAACGATTGCTGAAAAAATCTTTCGCTCCAATGTGCGAACGCTTGAAAATACATTACAAATACTAGAAAGCAACGCTATTGAAAAAGCCGTCAAACTTCTTATGAAGGCGGATAAAGTTCAGTTTTATGGCACGGGCGGGTCTTCCGTAGTGGCTATGGATGCTTTTCATAAATTTGTTCGAACAGGAATTAAAACGTTTGCATTTATTGATTCCCACTTCCAGCTTATGTCCGCTTCTCAATTAACAAAACAGGATGTAGCGGTAGTGATTTCTCATTCTGGAACAAATAAAGACACGATGAACATTTTAAATACAGCAAAAGCGAACGGTGCCAAAACGATCGGTATTACGGGTTTTCCAAAATCTCCATTAAGCCAAAATGTCGATGTTTCTCTTTATACGAGTTCAGAAGAAACAGAATATCGATCTGAAGCTCTTGCCTCAAGAATTGGACAGCTAAGCCTCATTGATGCTTTGTACGTTAATGTAATGATTGCGAATAAAGATGCCTCTAAACACTCGCTTGAAAAAGTACGCGATGCCATTGCTGAAACTAGAATTTAA
- the gnd gene encoding phosphogluconate dehydrogenase (NAD(+)-dependent, decarboxylating) gives MKIGLIGLGKMGYNLSLNLMDNHHEVVAYDVNKEAVEKLANEGATGAFTVEELVNELPHSPKVVWIMVPAGEVTENVITELKELLSEGDIIIDGGNSNYKESVRRAQDLQEKGIYFFDVGTSGGMEGARNGACTMIGGDAEVFRTIEPVFNDICVENGFMYAGKSGSGHFLKMVHNGVEYGMMQSIAEGFEVLEKSQFDFDYEAVARVWNNGSVVRSWLMELTENAFSKDPKLDSIKGVMQSSGEGKWTVETALDLQTATPVIALSLMMRYRSLEEDTFTGKVVAALRNEFGGHGVVNK, from the coding sequence ATGAAAATTGGATTAATCGGTTTAGGAAAAATGGGATATAATTTATCATTAAATTTAATGGACAACCATCATGAAGTAGTAGCTTATGATGTAAATAAAGAAGCGGTAGAAAAACTTGCAAATGAAGGAGCAACTGGCGCCTTTACTGTTGAAGAGTTAGTTAATGAACTTCCTCATTCACCTAAAGTTGTATGGATTATGGTTCCGGCTGGAGAAGTAACGGAAAATGTTATTACAGAACTAAAAGAACTTCTGTCAGAAGGAGATATTATAATAGATGGAGGAAACTCTAATTATAAAGAATCTGTTCGACGTGCTCAGGATCTTCAGGAAAAAGGTATTTACTTCTTTGATGTAGGGACAAGCGGCGGAATGGAAGGCGCAAGAAACGGAGCGTGTACAATGATTGGCGGAGATGCGGAAGTATTCCGTACAATTGAACCGGTTTTTAATGATATTTGCGTAGAAAATGGATTTATGTACGCAGGTAAAAGCGGAAGCGGTCACTTTTTAAAAATGGTTCACAATGGTGTAGAATATGGAATGATGCAATCCATTGCTGAAGGATTTGAAGTTCTGGAAAAAAGTCAGTTTGATTTCGACTATGAAGCCGTAGCACGCGTTTGGAATAACGGATCTGTTGTTCGTTCTTGGTTGATGGAACTAACGGAAAATGCGTTTTCAAAAGATCCTAAATTAGACAGTATTAAAGGAGTCATGCAGTCTTCTGGAGAAGGGAAATGGACCGTAGAGACTGCTCTTGATCTTCAAACGGCAACTCCTGTTATTGCTTTATCGCTAATGATGCGCTATCGTTCATTAGAGGAAGATACATTTACAGGAAAAGTTGTAGCAGCACTTCGAAACGAATTCGGCGGCCACGGTGTTGTAAATAAGTAA
- the gntK gene encoding gluconokinase — translation MSKKYAIGVDIGTTSTKSVLFSVDGTVIANHGIEYPLYSPTPAMAEQDPEEIFQAVVRTIQTVVKTSDVKPDDILCVSFSSAMHSVIAVDQQGKPLTKCITWADNRSAEWTEKIKNEYNGHEIYLRTGTPIHPMSPLSKLTWLSNEQPELVKGTHKFISIKEYVFFKLFNEYVIDYSIASATGLFNLKNLAWDEEALKVAGVTTDQLSTPVSTMHQLKGLNPALAVDMHLLPNTPFIVGASDGVLSNLGVNAIEPGVVAVTIGTSGAIRAVTDKPVVDPKGRIFCYALTEDHWVIGGPVNNGGMIFRWARDQFGASEVETAKRLGKDPYEVLTDIAALVKPGADGLLFHPYLSGERAPLWDANAKGSFFGLGLHHKKEHMIRAVLEGVIFNLYTVLLALEELIGEPTKIQATGGFARSALWRQMMADIFNQEVSVPESFESSCLGAVILGLYSLGEVDSLNVVSDMVGATNHHYPIKENSEVYKELTAIYIRLARLFKEEYESITAFQKKYVH, via the coding sequence ATGAGCAAAAAATATGCAATAGGTGTAGATATCGGAACAACGAGTACAAAGTCTGTATTGTTTTCAGTAGACGGTACAGTCATTGCAAATCATGGGATTGAGTATCCATTATACTCGCCGACGCCCGCGATGGCTGAGCAAGATCCTGAAGAAATTTTTCAAGCAGTTGTACGTACAATTCAAACGGTTGTAAAAACGAGCGATGTAAAACCTGATGATATTTTATGCGTTTCATTCAGCTCAGCTATGCACAGTGTTATTGCCGTTGATCAGCAGGGAAAACCGCTGACAAAATGTATCACGTGGGCGGATAATAGAAGTGCAGAATGGACGGAAAAAATTAAAAATGAATACAATGGCCATGAGATTTATTTACGTACGGGTACGCCTATTCATCCAATGTCGCCGCTTTCCAAGCTAACATGGCTTTCTAATGAACAGCCTGAATTAGTGAAGGGAACACATAAGTTTATTTCGATTAAAGAATATGTATTCTTTAAGTTGTTTAACGAATATGTTATCGACTATTCGATTGCATCAGCAACGGGTTTGTTTAATCTAAAAAATCTTGCGTGGGATGAAGAAGCACTTAAAGTAGCAGGTGTTACAACTGATCAGTTATCCACTCCTGTTTCAACAATGCATCAGTTAAAAGGGTTAAACCCAGCGCTTGCAGTTGACATGCATTTACTTCCAAATACGCCCTTTATTGTAGGTGCAAGTGACGGCGTATTATCAAATTTAGGCGTAAATGCAATTGAACCAGGCGTTGTGGCTGTGACAATCGGGACAAGCGGAGCTATTCGAGCAGTGACTGACAAGCCAGTAGTCGATCCCAAAGGTCGTATTTTCTGTTATGCGTTGACAGAAGACCACTGGGTAATTGGCGGCCCTGTGAATAACGGCGGTATGATTTTCAGATGGGCTCGCGATCAGTTTGGAGCGTCGGAAGTAGAAACAGCTAAACGCCTTGGAAAAGATCCGTATGAAGTATTAACGGATATTGCAGCTTTAGTGAAACCGGGAGCGGACGGCTTATTGTTTCACCCATACCTTTCAGGAGAGCGTGCGCCGCTTTGGGATGCAAATGCTAAAGGTTCATTCTTTGGCCTAGGTTTGCATCATAAAAAAGAACATATGATTCGTGCTGTATTAGAAGGAGTTATCTTTAACTTGTATACGGTATTATTGGCACTTGAAGAGTTAATTGGAGAGCCTACAAAAATTCAGGCAACGGGCGGATTTGCACGTTCCGCACTTTGGCGTCAAATGATGGCAGATATTTTTAACCAAGAAGTATCCGTGCCGGAAAGTTTTGAAAGTTCATGTCTAGGAGCAGTTATCCTTGGCTTATATAGCCTTGGCGAAGTTGACTCATTAAACGTTGTTTCTGATATGGTTGGAGCGACTAATCATCATTATCCAATCAAAGAAAACAGTGAAGTATATAAAGAGTTAACGGCTATCTATATTCGTTTGGCTCGCTTATTTAAAGAAGAATACGAAAGCATTACGGCTTTTCAAAAAAAATATGTACATTAA
- a CDS encoding NCS1 family nucleobase:cation symporter-1: MKTQIEQDGIVTLTDETHNQLSGSDLWNEDLRPTTMKEHSWKGVNFATLWIGMCLCIPAYTMASGMMTLGMNWWQAIGTIFLGNVIVLIPILLNSHAGTKFGIPYPVFARLWFGDKGAHIPALARAIVAAGWFGINTWIGTEAIDTLLSASFSSWNGLAGHTAIVFALFWLLNVGVAYKGPQAIKVLGAIAAPVIGISAIILFIWAYTNSGGWGPILSTPSKFTSTREFLAVFFPALTGVIAFWATLALNIPDFCRYARSQKSQMVAQTFSLPLTMSIFSFIGIAVTSATIVIFGEAIWDPVALVAKFPPFIIFLGTIVIVLSSLTINVGANIVAPARAIENLNPKKITFAMGALVTGIFAILLQPWYIMSNFGNYIFGWLGTYGALLGPIDGIAIADYWLVRRRQMALKDLYEVNGRYSYSTGFNKNGIYALVIGVAIPVLGLLIPGLRFLWDNAWTFGLFISIIAYTYLMRGDKSILAPGEYEEITLKTSEKTIIDSQTADPTITK; the protein is encoded by the coding sequence ATGAAAACACAAATTGAGCAAGATGGAATTGTAACGCTCACAGATGAGACGCACAATCAGCTGAGCGGCAGTGACCTTTGGAATGAGGATTTACGTCCGACTACGATGAAAGAGCATTCTTGGAAAGGAGTTAACTTTGCCACGCTTTGGATTGGGATGTGTCTGTGTATTCCAGCTTACACAATGGCGAGTGGAATGATGACGCTTGGAATGAACTGGTGGCAAGCAATTGGTACAATCTTTTTAGGAAATGTTATTGTTCTTATTCCTATTTTGCTTAATTCTCACGCTGGAACCAAGTTTGGTATTCCTTATCCAGTATTTGCCCGCCTGTGGTTTGGAGATAAAGGAGCACATATCCCAGCACTGGCTAGGGCCATCGTGGCTGCTGGGTGGTTTGGAATTAATACGTGGATTGGAACGGAAGCAATTGATACACTGCTAAGCGCTTCGTTTTCATCTTGGAACGGCTTAGCTGGTCATACAGCCATTGTATTTGCTCTTTTTTGGCTTTTAAATGTAGGAGTGGCATATAAAGGACCGCAAGCGATTAAAGTATTAGGAGCGATTGCTGCTCCGGTTATTGGTATTTCAGCTATTATTCTTTTTATCTGGGCTTATACAAACTCCGGAGGGTGGGGCCCGATTTTATCTACGCCTTCTAAATTTACATCAACCAGAGAATTTCTAGCTGTATTTTTCCCTGCTTTAACCGGAGTCATTGCATTTTGGGCGACGCTCGCTTTGAACATTCCTGATTTTTGTCGATATGCTAGAAGTCAAAAATCTCAAATGGTTGCGCAAACCTTCTCTTTGCCATTGACGATGAGTATTTTTTCATTTATTGGAATTGCTGTTACCTCAGCAACAATCGTTATATTTGGAGAAGCTATTTGGGATCCAGTGGCCTTGGTAGCTAAATTCCCTCCTTTTATCATTTTCTTAGGAACAATCGTTATCGTGCTTTCTTCTTTAACGATTAATGTGGGAGCAAATATCGTCGCACCAGCTCGTGCAATTGAGAATCTGAATCCAAAGAAAATCACGTTTGCGATGGGGGCGCTAGTGACCGGTATTTTTGCTATTTTACTTCAGCCATGGTACATCATGTCTAATTTCGGGAACTATATTTTCGGCTGGCTTGGAACATACGGAGCGCTGCTTGGCCCTATAGACGGCATCGCCATTGCTGACTACTGGCTTGTAAGAAGGAGACAGATGGCATTAAAGGATTTATATGAGGTAAACGGTCGCTACAGTTATTCAACAGGTTTTAATAAAAACGGTATTTATGCATTAGTAATTGGCGTGGCCATACCCGTTTTAGGCTTACTGATTCCTGGACTGCGCTTTTTATGGGATAATGCCTGGACATTTGGTCTATTCATTTCTATCATCGCTTACACGTATCTCATGAGAGGAGATAAAAGTATATTAGCGCCGGGGGAATATGAAGAAATAACGTTAAAAACAAGCGAAAAAACGATTATCGACAGTCAAACGGCTGATCCAACCATCACCAAATAA